The window TTCAAAGCGCCAATCTTGTTTAGAACTCGACAAAGTTCAGTTTTCATGGCTTCCTTTTCTTTTCCTAGCGACAATTTATGTCTCCTCAAAAGTACTTGTATAGATTACTTTCTTAATAAGAATCTTGTTAACTGAAACATCTAGTCAGTTTTGTATCTCTCTTGAGTGTTAGCTCCTACTGACTGAGACACCCGAAGATTTAGACGAGAACATAACGAATTTCATTACTTTTGAGGGTCATTTCAATAAGCTTTCTGCGATTTTCTGACCAAACTCTCTAGCTGCTTCTGGGCCTTTTCCCGTTATTATTTTGCCATCGACCATAACTGGAGCGTCCGAGATTAATGCTCCAACTTTCTTCAGTTCGTTTAGGGTAGTCGCTGTCCTGAACACCGTTACCTTCTTTCCCTCTAGAAGTCCAGCTTTAGCCAAAACGACGGGAGATATGCAAATGGCTGCGACTAGACCTCCCTGTTGATGTAAACCTTGAACTATCTTGTGGACCTGTAAATTATTCCAGAGATATGTTTGAGA is drawn from Candidatus Bathyarchaeota archaeon and contains these coding sequences:
- a CDS encoding DJ-1/PfpI family protein — protein: MEKKVLMIIAPKGFRDEEFREPKAVLEEKGVKVTVASTATGAAKGMFGMQVIPDITVDKVNPAEFDAVVVVGGSGSQTYLWNNLQVHKIVQGLHQQGGLVAAICISPVVLAKAGLLEGKKVTVFRTATTLNELKKVGALISDAPVMVDGKIITGKGPEAAREFGQKIAESLLK